The region CGGACGAACACGACGGTGTGGTCGGTGCCGGTCCAGACGTACGGGACCGAGCCGCCGGCTTCGAGCGCGCGCTCGGCATCGAACCGCTTCGGCGGGGGGACGAAGAGCCGCACCGGCGCGTCGGCGGCGGCGGGCACGGAGACGCGGTACATGCCGTCGTCGGACTGGAACGTGAGCGGCTCGGCGGTGAGCCCGGCGGCGCGGGCGAAGCGGGCGAGGCAGCGCGCGCCGTTGCCGCACATCCCTGCGCGCGAGCCGTCCGGATTGTGGTAGTCCATCCGGTAGTCGACGCCATCCTCCTCGGCGGGGCTGAGCGCGAGCAGGCCGTCCGCGCCGACGCCGAAGCGGCGCGGGCAGAACCGCCGCGCGAGGTCGGCGAGCTCGTCGCGGGTGAAGTGGAGGAACCGGTTGTCGACGACGATGAAGTCGTTGCCGGCCCCGTGCATCTTCGTGAACGGGACGACGAGATTGGGCATGAGGAGTGCGGGTGCGGTGAGAGGGATGGGTTAAGTTAGCAGTGACCGCCCCCCGCTGCCTTCGCCGCGCCTCCTCAGAATCCGGGGAGCCTCCGCCGCCGACGGGCATTCAACCCGCCCCTCCCCTCCACTCCACGCTTCCCATTCGTTTGGCTGAAAAGACCCTGACCATCGAGGGCGTCGAGCCGCTCCTGTTGTTCGGCTTCAACGACACCTACCTCCGCAAGATCGAAGCCGCCTTCGCGGACACCCGCATCACCGCGCGCGGCCACCAGCTCATCCTCCGCGGCGACGACGACGCAATCCAGCGCATCGAGCAGATCCTCACCGAGCTGACCCGCGTGCTCACGCGCAACGGCAACCTCACCGAGCGCGACATCGATACGGTCCTCGACCTCACGATGGTCAGCAACCGGATCCCGCGCGCCGACACCGCCGACGTCATCCTCTTCACGCCGACGGGCGGCGTCGTCAAGGCCAAGACGCCGGGGCAGGTCCGCCTCGTCGCGGCGGCGCGGCGGAACGACATCGCGTTCGCGATCGGCCCGGCGGGCACGGGGAAGACGTACACCGCCGTCGCCCTCGCCGTCTCCGCGCTGAAGAGCCACCAGGTCAAGAAGCTCATCCTGAGCCGCCCCGCCGTCGAGGCCGGCGAGAGCCTCGGCTTCCTCCCCGGCGACTTCCGCGAGAAGATCGACCCCTATCTCCGGCCGCTCTACGACGCGCTCGAGGACATGATCCGCCACGAGAAGCTCGCTGCCTACCTCGACCAGAACACCGTCGAGATCGTCCCGCTCGCCTACATGCGCGGGCGCACGCTGAGCAACGCGTTCGTGATTCTCGACGAGGCGCAGAACGCGACGGCCGCGCAGATGAAGATGTTTCTGACCCGGCTCGGCCCCGGCTCCCGCTGCATCATCACCGGCGACGTGACGCAGACCGACCTCCCGCGCACGGCCGACAGCGGGCTCGTCCAGGCGACGCGAATTCTGCAAGGCGTCGAGGGCATCGACTTCGTCGAGTTCGACAAGGGCGACGTGGTCCGGCACCGGCTCGTGAAGGACATCATCGAGGCCTACGAGAAGCACACCGAGCAGGAGGCGGCGTGATCCCGTACGGCGACCTCCGCATCCACCCGCTCCCCGAGGGCCGGTTCACCGTCGGCGTGGACAAGCGGTTCGTGCCGCACACGGACGGCGAACCGTTCCCAAAAGGGACGCTGTTCATCTCCGTCACCCCGTTCCTCGTCGAGACGCCAAGCGAACTGCTGCTGCTCGACACCGGGCTCGGCGAGTACGCCGTGGGCCGCGACGCGACGTTCCTCGTCGACGGCATCCGCCGGGCTGGCTTCGAGCGGGAGGACGTGACGCGCGTGCTCCTCTCCCACCTCCACTTCGACCACAGCGGCGGCGCCGTCCTCTCCGCCGGCGGCTTCGACCAGCCGACGTTCCCCAACGCGGTCCACGTCGTGCAGCGCGGCGAGATCGACGCGCCGTATGAGGGCGTATCGGAGGAGGCGCGGGACCGGGTGATCCACGCGCTGGAAACGGCCGGCCAACTCGTCACCGTCGAGGGCGACGGGTTTCTCACAGACGAGATCGAGTACCGCCACACGGGCGGGCACTCGCGCGATCACCAGATCTTCCGGCTCCACACGGGCGGGCGCATCGCCGTCTTCGGCGGCGACGTGGTGCCGAGCCCCGGCCACCTCCGCCGCCGCTTCCGCGCGAAGTACGATTACGACGCCGAGCGTTCGCTCGTGGAGCGGACGAGGATCATCGAAGAGGCGGCCGACCACGGGCACCTCCTCCTCCTCTACCACTCGCCCGAAGAGCCCGCCGCCCACGTCAGCGACCTCGGCGGCCCGCAGGGCTACCTCGTCGAGCAAGTGATGGGGTAGGAGCCGACGATGTGGGAGTCGATGAGGCTACGCATCGAAGAGCCGACGCGTCTTTTGTCCCCTCGA is a window of Rhodothermales bacterium DNA encoding:
- the dapF gene encoding diaminopimelate epimerase, with protein sequence MPNLVVPFTKMHGAGNDFIVVDNRFLHFTRDELADLARRFCPRRFGVGADGLLALSPAEEDGVDYRMDYHNPDGSRAGMCGNGARCLARFARAAGLTAEPLTFQSDDGMYRVSVPAAADAPVRLFVPPPKRFDAERALEAGGSVPYVWTGTDHTVVFVRDVATANVDKIGPRIRRDPALAPEGANVNFVQILDASADDGGARVQIRTFEKGVEAETLACGTGALAAAVVARLMDRVDGETVEVVARGGTLRVGFAINEHAHVRDLWLEGPAETVYQGTLEV
- a CDS encoding PhoH family protein translates to MAEKTLTIEGVEPLLLFGFNDTYLRKIEAAFADTRITARGHQLILRGDDDAIQRIEQILTELTRVLTRNGNLTERDIDTVLDLTMVSNRIPRADTADVILFTPTGGVVKAKTPGQVRLVAAARRNDIAFAIGPAGTGKTYTAVALAVSALKSHQVKKLILSRPAVEAGESLGFLPGDFREKIDPYLRPLYDALEDMIRHEKLAAYLDQNTVEIVPLAYMRGRTLSNAFVILDEAQNATAAQMKMFLTRLGPGSRCIITGDVTQTDLPRTADSGLVQATRILQGVEGIDFVEFDKGDVVRHRLVKDIIEAYEKHTEQEAA
- a CDS encoding MBL fold metallo-hydrolase; this encodes MIPYGDLRIHPLPEGRFTVGVDKRFVPHTDGEPFPKGTLFISVTPFLVETPSELLLLDTGLGEYAVGRDATFLVDGIRRAGFEREDVTRVLLSHLHFDHSGGAVLSAGGFDQPTFPNAVHVVQRGEIDAPYEGVSEEARDRVIHALETAGQLVTVEGDGFLTDEIEYRHTGGHSRDHQIFRLHTGGRIAVFGGDVVPSPGHLRRRFRAKYDYDAERSLVERTRIIEEAADHGHLLLLYHSPEEPAAHVSDLGGPQGYLVEQVMG